The Castanea sativa cultivar Marrone di Chiusa Pesio chromosome 11, ASM4071231v1 genome contains a region encoding:
- the LOC142617097 gene encoding pre-rRNA-processing protein esf1-like isoform X1 produces MSHTDMEQAVDLYVVLSSIFPKGGQILSVAVYPSEFGLQRMKEEAVHGPLGFFKDENEKNEDQDDDKLDYEDDDEIDYEKLRAYEISRLRYYYAVVECDSSAIADYLYKSCDGTEFERSSNKLDLRFIPDSMEYKHPPRDVANEVPADYEGLDFQTKALQQSRVQLSWDEDEPDHVKTLKRKFNADQLAQLELKEFLASDEGESDDGDGESDDDDDKKDKKRDMYRALVQSGDGSDGDGDGEDDGQDMEVTFNTGLEDISKRILEKKDKNSETVWEAYLRKRREKKQARKNKSKYSSDDGSSDSDTDQHAPEQPDDFFVEEPSVKRSKKEAGGKSDKERLNQNMVKEAEASQAELELLLADDKGTETGLKGYSLKPKNAKGKKGKEVPDEDKLPSVNYDDPRFSALFTSPLYALDPTDPHFKRSVAYAGQVAQRQQNKQELVEKEHFQLPTTSHLPSDEPPKKEKHELLSLVKSIKMKSKPFQLPSDGKMSKKKWKIAICRHGRKGVTT; encoded by the exons ATGTCTCATACGGATATGGAACAG GCCGTTGACTTGTATGTTGTTTTGAGTTCAATTTTTCCAAAAGGTGGACAGATTTTGTCAGTGGCTGTCTATCCATCGGAGTTTGGACTTCAGCGTATGAAAGAGGAAGCAGTTCATGGTCCTCTTGGCTTCTTTAAAgatgaaaatgagaaaaatgaagatcAAGACGACGATAAGTTAGACTATGAGGACGATGATGAGATAGACTATGAGAAATTGCGTGCTTATGAGATAAGCAGGCTAAG GTACTACTATGCTGTGGTAGAATGTGATTCGAGTGCCATAGCAGATTACCTTTACAAATCTTGTGATGGAACTGAATTTGAAAGGTCTTCCAATAAGCTTGATCTGAGATTTATTCCTGACTCAATGGAATATAAACACCCACCCAGAGATGTTGCTAATGAG GTGCCTGCAGACTATGAAGGTTTAGATTTTCAAACTAAAGCCCTGCAACAGAGTAGGGTTCAGCTTTCTTGGGATGAGGATGAACCGGATCATGTAAAGACCTTGAAACGTAAATTTAATGCTGATCAG CTAGCTCAATTGGAGTTGAAGGAGTTCTTGGCTTCTGATGAGGGTGAAAGcgatgatggtgatggtgaaagcgatgatgatgatgataagaaGGATAAAAAACGAGATATGTACCGTGCTTTAGTCCAGTCTGGTGATGGTTcagatggagatggagatggagaggaTGATGGCCAGGATATGGAGGTCACTTTCAATACTGGCTTGGAGGATATTAGCAAGCGtattttggagaagaaagaTAAGAATTCAGAAACTGTGTGGGAGGCCTATcttagaaaaagaagagagaaaaagcaGGCTAGGAAAAATAAGTCTAAGTATTCATCAGATGATGGCAGTAGTGATAGTGATACTGATCAACATGCGCCTGAACAACCAGATGACTTCTTTGTTGAAGAGCCTTCAgttaaaagaagtaaaaaagagGCTGGAGGTAAAAGTGATAAAGAAAGGCTGAATCAAAATATGGTTAAGGAAGCAGAAGCAAGCCAAGCAGAGCTTGAGTTATTACTTGCTGATGATAAGGGGACAGAAACTGGTCTTAAGGGATATAGTTTGAAACCTAAGAACGCCAAGgggaaaaagggaaaagaagttCCAGATGAGGATAAATTACCATCTGTTAATTATGATGATCCACGGTTTTCAGCTCTCTTCACTTCACCTCTATATGCTCTGGATCCAACAGATCCTCACTTCAAAAG GAGTGTAGCTTATGCTGGGCAGGTGGCGCAGAGGCAGCAGAACAAGCAAGAATTGGTGGAAAAGGAACATTTTCAGTTACCTACAACATCACACTTGCCATCTGATGAGCCaccaaagaaagagaaacatgAGTTATTATCATTAGTCAAATCAATTAAGATGAAGTCCAAGCCATTTCAATTGCCCTCTGATGGTAAGATGtcaaaaaaaaagtggaaaattgCAATCTGCAGGCATGGTAGAAAAGGAGTTACAACATGA
- the LOC142617097 gene encoding pre-rRNA-processing protein esf1-like isoform X2, whose translation MDWKYVKAVDLYVVLSSIFPKGGQILSVAVYPSEFGLQRMKEEAVHGPLGFFKDENEKNEDQDDDKLDYEDDDEIDYEKLRAYEISRLRYYYAVVECDSSAIADYLYKSCDGTEFERSSNKLDLRFIPDSMEYKHPPRDVANEVPADYEGLDFQTKALQQSRVQLSWDEDEPDHVKTLKRKFNADQLAQLELKEFLASDEGESDDGDGESDDDDDKKDKKRDMYRALVQSGDGSDGDGDGEDDGQDMEVTFNTGLEDISKRILEKKDKNSETVWEAYLRKRREKKQARKNKSKYSSDDGSSDSDTDQHAPEQPDDFFVEEPSVKRSKKEAGGKSDKERLNQNMVKEAEASQAELELLLADDKGTETGLKGYSLKPKNAKGKKGKEVPDEDKLPSVNYDDPRFSALFTSPLYALDPTDPHFKRSVAYAGQVAQRQQNKQELVEKEHFQLPTTSHLPSDEPPKKEKHELLSLVKSIKMKSKPFQLPSDGKMSKKKWKIAICRHGRKGVTT comes from the exons ATGGACTGGAAGTATGTTAAG GCCGTTGACTTGTATGTTGTTTTGAGTTCAATTTTTCCAAAAGGTGGACAGATTTTGTCAGTGGCTGTCTATCCATCGGAGTTTGGACTTCAGCGTATGAAAGAGGAAGCAGTTCATGGTCCTCTTGGCTTCTTTAAAgatgaaaatgagaaaaatgaagatcAAGACGACGATAAGTTAGACTATGAGGACGATGATGAGATAGACTATGAGAAATTGCGTGCTTATGAGATAAGCAGGCTAAG GTACTACTATGCTGTGGTAGAATGTGATTCGAGTGCCATAGCAGATTACCTTTACAAATCTTGTGATGGAACTGAATTTGAAAGGTCTTCCAATAAGCTTGATCTGAGATTTATTCCTGACTCAATGGAATATAAACACCCACCCAGAGATGTTGCTAATGAG GTGCCTGCAGACTATGAAGGTTTAGATTTTCAAACTAAAGCCCTGCAACAGAGTAGGGTTCAGCTTTCTTGGGATGAGGATGAACCGGATCATGTAAAGACCTTGAAACGTAAATTTAATGCTGATCAG CTAGCTCAATTGGAGTTGAAGGAGTTCTTGGCTTCTGATGAGGGTGAAAGcgatgatggtgatggtgaaagcgatgatgatgatgataagaaGGATAAAAAACGAGATATGTACCGTGCTTTAGTCCAGTCTGGTGATGGTTcagatggagatggagatggagaggaTGATGGCCAGGATATGGAGGTCACTTTCAATACTGGCTTGGAGGATATTAGCAAGCGtattttggagaagaaagaTAAGAATTCAGAAACTGTGTGGGAGGCCTATcttagaaaaagaagagagaaaaagcaGGCTAGGAAAAATAAGTCTAAGTATTCATCAGATGATGGCAGTAGTGATAGTGATACTGATCAACATGCGCCTGAACAACCAGATGACTTCTTTGTTGAAGAGCCTTCAgttaaaagaagtaaaaaagagGCTGGAGGTAAAAGTGATAAAGAAAGGCTGAATCAAAATATGGTTAAGGAAGCAGAAGCAAGCCAAGCAGAGCTTGAGTTATTACTTGCTGATGATAAGGGGACAGAAACTGGTCTTAAGGGATATAGTTTGAAACCTAAGAACGCCAAGgggaaaaagggaaaagaagttCCAGATGAGGATAAATTACCATCTGTTAATTATGATGATCCACGGTTTTCAGCTCTCTTCACTTCACCTCTATATGCTCTGGATCCAACAGATCCTCACTTCAAAAG GAGTGTAGCTTATGCTGGGCAGGTGGCGCAGAGGCAGCAGAACAAGCAAGAATTGGTGGAAAAGGAACATTTTCAGTTACCTACAACATCACACTTGCCATCTGATGAGCCaccaaagaaagagaaacatgAGTTATTATCATTAGTCAAATCAATTAAGATGAAGTCCAAGCCATTTCAATTGCCCTCTGATGGTAAGATGtcaaaaaaaaagtggaaaattgCAATCTGCAGGCATGGTAGAAAAGGAGTTACAACATGA